DNA from Geobacter sulfurreducens PCA:
CTACACTCCCCACTGAGCTTTGCGCCTGCGCCGGCGGCTGGCTCCGTCCCCCCCTCAGCCCTCCACCCGCCGCACCAGATCCGCCAGGCAGGAGATAAAAGTGGGCGACGTGTTGAGGGAAGGGCTCCGCCGGAACCGGGAATAGCCCAGCTTATGCGCCTCCTGGGCATACTCGATGTCAATCTCGTGCAGGGTTTCGATATGGTCCGAGACAAAGGAAAGCGGAACGATGAGCAGGTTTTTCACCTGGTGGGCCGCCAGGTGCTCCAGCATCTCGTCGGTTGAGGGTTCCAGCCACTTGACCGGCCCTGCCCGGGACTGGAAGGCCAGATGGTGGGTGACCCCCTCGAACCGCTCCATGACGAGACGTACCGTCTCCCGGATATGGTCCAGGTAGGGGTCACCCTCGTCGATGAAGGATTGAGGGAGCGAATGGGCCGAAAACAGGACCTGCACCTCGGCCAGGGGGTGGAAATCGTCGAGCCCTTCCCGGATTTTCTCTGCCAGGGCATCAATGTAAAGGGGGTGGTCGAAAAAACGGTCCACGTACATCATCTGGAACTGCACACCCGATTGAGACAGCA
Protein-coding regions in this window:
- the hemH gene encoding ferrochelatase; this translates as MSDKTAVLLLQMGGPDSLDAVEPFLLNLFSDRDIIRIGPAFLQPFIARLIAKRRSPGVERKYEEIGGKSPIRELTESQARALEDVLGDGYRCFVAMRYWKPSTMEALAAIRREGISRVIALSLYPHYSRATTGSSVNELKRVLSQSGVQFQMMYVDRFFDHPLYIDALAEKIREGLDDFHPLAEVQVLFSAHSLPQSFIDEGDPYLDHIRETVRLVMERFEGVTHHLAFQSRAGPVKWLEPSTDEMLEHLAAHQVKNLLIVPLSFVSDHIETLHEIDIEYAQEAHKLGYSRFRRSPSLNTSPTFISCLADLVRRVEG